DNA sequence from the Salminus brasiliensis chromosome 3, fSalBra1.hap2, whole genome shotgun sequence genome:
tagtgggtgaatgtgctgggATTTGGGTTTCTACACCTAGCgtatgtgtgttagcattagcattagcctccacttggttctgaatgggttcttcattgctggtttataaacagagaaaggcgagtgccagttctccggttctcccgctggtaaaacagagcgtttcagtgatggttttataaagggtcagatattatggtctgttttcaggttccactgtaaaatagctccacactgcagaacctcaactcctctatttaccttctgagaaagtccgcactgctgctgcagctggccGGACGataatgtccgttaatggcgccttgaggacaccggatggtgctctgaacaccgtggttTTAACAAAGACTTGGAAccggattgggattaaaatagccagtacCCGATCCTTTAAAATATCCATTGGATCGGATCAGGATTGAATACAGTAGCTATTTGAGATTAACCTGGTTAGGCTTGCAGTTTGAACACCACTAATTGCTCTGGTCCAAACATCCACTACTTGTCAGGTTCACGATCCTTGCAGCTCCAGCACAAACCTAAAGAATATGCCAAATATGTCTCAGCTGATCAACAACAGCtggaaaaaatggaaaactaTCAATTTTTACGGTGAATTATCAACTGCAGGCctgcacacagagagagagagagagcgaggctaTGCTGGTACTTACGCAGGTTGTTTGCTGTGGTCCTGGCCTGCAGGCTCTCGTAGGGCTGCCCATGCACAGCCAGGCCCTCTTCGCGCTCCAGGGGCTCTCCAGGAGCCGTCTGCCGCATCACCTGCGCCAGCGCCCTGTGGAGACAGGCACAACTTTCAGCACACTGAGCCGTAGATCCGCTGCTGAGCGGCTCTGGAGTTCGCTGTGGTGGAGATCAGTCACTGCGCTGCTGCGCCAGTGTGTTTTTAATGACAGCGTTGTCGAGGCTTGTCCGATTTTGAAGTCTCCTTTCATGAGCCTGATGATGGATGTCCGGCAAGATTTGCACGGCACAGTGTGTGTTACTCATAGCGCCTGCTCATAAGGGGACGTGAGAAACCTATGAGGGTTTAAAAATAATGGGAAATAATGGGAAATGGTGGTACAGCCTTAAAGGTCCCATTTAAAAGGCTAACACGTGCGACGCAGAGGACAGTGAGGACATGATTGGTGAGTAATATAGTGGACATACTTAAAcaatagggatgcaccgatataTGAACTTGATTGATgttgaccaaatgtttgtggacatcccttctaatgaatgcattcagctacttttggttgcacccattgctgacacacactcacacacagcctgtctagaccctgtagagaagtactgccaatacaataggactctctggagcagataaacctattggcaccatgctgcctaatgccaggcgtgggctagagaggtataaagcccctcagtattgagctgtggagcagtgaaggaaCTGTgttccagtacttctgggatgagttggagagttggggatgatgaagtgaggcggtgatcatcatccatcatcctgagCTCATTAACgcttttgtggctgaatgcaatcaaatcctcacagcaatgcttctccaaaatctagtataaagcccTTAATTGagaagcaacaatgaatgagcaggtgtcccaatacttttgtccgtacagTGTATGTTAAAATCATGATATTTtaaggtgtccacatactttctTTTACATATAACAGTGAGTTTTTTttgtgtatcatgataacaGAATTCATCACAATACACTAGAATACGGTCACACTGCTCACCCTCAGGAACTCGTTAGGTTTGTAGTGCTACATTCCCTCTGTCTCTGCAGTTGTTAGTAGGCTGTTTACTGCGGACTGTTTACTGAAACCAAAAGTTTAGTACCACTGACGTTTAGTACTTTTTTTACACAGCGACGTTTACCTGAATgtgaatttttttatttttctaaaagtgttttttcactgctctgaaatgtgaattttaaacagcaatttaaagctgtttggtgaagcgGAGCTATTTTTACTCTTTCAGCTCTAAAACTTCCTCAATAAACGCTgatctttcaagcttattagatcttatttgggatcagatataaaaaataacaacCTACAAAAAGTGGAATACAATAAACATCAGGATTTAGAGCCGTCTATCCCGTATATAGGTCAGAGCtggtatcggtactctgtatcCGCTGATACTTTGATATCGGTATCGATTTCACTAACAACACAAcaatcttgttgctgaatgcaatcaaatcctcacagtattGCTCTTTCAAATATAATAGCAAACCCAagtagaaacaatgaaggagcaagtatcccaatacttttgtccatacagtgttttaaagacATTAGTGCTGTATTATATGATAAGTCAAAGCTGGTATCGCTACTAAGTATctgcagatacttgaaaatctggtatcagaTCTCACTAACatcactcttgttgctgaaagcaatcaaatcctcacagcattgctcctTTAAAGCATAGTAGAAAGATGTAGtaaaaacaatgactgagcaggggtcccaatacttttgtccgtacactgttttaaacaaattagtGCTGTATAATATGATAAGTCAGAGCTGGTATCACTACTCGGTATGGACAGATACTTAAAAAATCTGGTACCGGCGCTCACTAAAAtaacttttgttgctgaatgcaatcaaatcctcacagcattgctaCTCCAAAATATAGCAGAAAGCCCTagtaaaaacaatgaatgagcaggtgtctcaatacttttgtccatacactgttttaaacaaattagtGCTGTGGAATATGTTAAGTCAGAGCTGGTGTTGGTACTCGGTATAGACAGATACTTTTAAAAAATCTGATATCGGTATTGGAGCTCATAACatcactcttgttgctgaatgcaatcaaatactcacagtattgctcctccaaaatatagtagaaagccctggtagaaacagtgaatgagcaggtgtcccaatacttttgtctgtacagTGTTTTAAAGACATTAGTGCTGTACAATATGATAAGTCAGAGCTGGTATCGGTGCTCGATATAGACAGGTACTTTAAAATATCTGGTACCGGTATCGGATCTCTCTAACATCAAtctagttgctgaatgcaatcaaatcctcacagcattgctcctTCAAATATAAGAAAGCCcttcattttagaagaaacaatgaatgagcaggtgtcccaatacttttgtccgttcagtgttttaaacaaattagtGCTGTGCGATATGTGAAGTCAGAGCTGGTGTTGGTACTCGGTATTGACAGATACTTTAAAAAATCTGATATCGGTATCAGTATCACTAACATTACtctagttgctgaatgcaatcaaatcctcacagcattgctcctTGGCCcttaattttagaagaaacaatgaatacgcaggtgtcctaatacttttgtccgtacagTGTTGGTAGGTATCGGCAGATagttgaaaatctggtatcggtatcgTAAAGCAAAAGAAGTATCGGTGCGTCTCTAGAGAAATACATCCGAGATCGTTCTGCTTCCCTCATTAAGACACATTTACGATGTCCTTGAGCTCGAGCTGTCGTCACCTCTCTCGTTCTACTGTGGATTCTCAGACTTACAGTAAGTGTGAGCATTTCTGCACCCAGctgaatccccccccccccctctctctctctctctcgctcgcccaACACTTTCCCAAATGTTTCTCAAGTTGAACCCATCTGCTTTCAGAACACATTTAATGTTTGATTTAGCTGCGAACGTTAACAGGCCAGTGGCTATGTATCATAAGCtacagtgtaagtgtgtgtttgtgtgtgtgtgtgtgtgtggggggggggtctctacACCAtctctgtttacatctcaagctatgaccTATTTGTGGAATTGGGGAAAAGGTTCAGATGCTGACACACATACGCTGAAGCTCAGGGCACTCATGTGCCAATTAAGATCTAGGTTACCAACTTTAACACTAGCCTTAACCTCCGAGCGAGACGGACTCACGTGAGGTCACTCACCGCCTATATACCGACGTTCTGACCTGTAGTTTATAatcatataaatattattaatattgcaaAACAAATCGAAATAAATACAGGTCAAATTATTTAACGAGGAAGCGACAGGCTGCTGTAGACGAGCAGCAGAGTCCAGGTTCTAATccccgggctgttgatgacaaaggttgtgggttcgatacccgggctcagcaagcttgagcaaggcccttcaccctctctgctccccggggtgctgcagcaatggctgcccactgctctgggcaagtgtgagagtgtgtgtgtgtgtgtgtgtgagagagagagagagagagagagtgtgtgtgtttactgcatggatgggttaaaggcccTATAATCAGTCCTGATTTACAGGACTCAGGAACACAGTGCTCATAAGGGGGTTCTGCTCTGAACTGTTTGCTTGAAGTTTTACGATACTATATTTATGTGtattactatatttatatttattactatatttatatttattactatatttatgtttattactatatttatgtttattgtttACCCCAAATGTACCCCAACTTTTTTAATGTCAGGTTCTTAAGGTTCTTTAATTTATACAGTCGTTCTGTGTAGAACTATGACACCATGAAATAGTTTTTAAAGCTGGGAATAGGGGTGAGCAGTATGTgttatatatagagatatagagtagagagtagagagagagtgttatatcatgatatttaggcattgtggtatatatatatatatatatatatatatatatatatacatatatatatatatatatataatctactactactagtaataataataataataagggcACATTTGGGGTAAacaatagacataaacatagcATAGGTAAAACATCAAGCACACATTTTAGAGCAAAACCACCTTTAGGAGCACTGTGTTCCTGAACCCGGTGAATCAGGACTGAatgaggactatatatatatatatatatatatatatatatatatatatatatatatatatatatatatatatattaggggactatatatatgtatattagggatgcacccatTAGaaattaggatcggatatcgatcctgatattaacaaaattagctgctTCGGGTATCGTGTAATTAGGCCAATCCACGGAACCGATCCtgtcactttaatttgttggtgtgagacttaactaaatgtgcaaataaataaatgacaaatggcaatttagtacatttagatCTATGTCTACatttctatctatatatctgtgttaatttgttgttattattatataaagtaatgttgaagtcaatcctgatgcctttagtctctcccacatgatgAGGTATAccgtttattttatatatatatatatatatatatatatgtcgaCGTTTGgttctgccagttaacccacctgtCCGTAGCTCcgctagcattagcattgctcCCAACATTATGAGTGTAAGGACTTTATACTACATGCAAAACCAGCAACCGCCTCTATTCAAACACGGCTCGGAGTTAAAGCGCCTGTGGCAGTTATCATCGcatgatgaggggagagagcgccatctacccacctggagagagcttctccggttgtgctctctctgactccggctgctgaaggCAAGGttcgggatttgaacttgcgacccctcaggccatagtggcaatgcattagaccactgagccatttTTATAATGTATGATATGTATGgtgacattttgacacacagACAAATTGCACTATAATGATGGATTCATTTTAAATTCTGTTTTCCAAATATTGCTTCATACTTAATaggttatttatttaagatatataataatatttaacacTTGTTTATATAAAGCATGATACGGAAACCTCTAAGATCTATGTGGTTATTCAAGTTTGGAGGAttggttggtgtagcatagtgcggggggtattgtgatacattttgttatagTGATACAAGTGAGCGTatagtgaatatatatatatatatatatatatatatatatatatatatatatatatatatataaatatgaatgtacTCAATATGGGATAGTATTagaatagcagtttttaagaatctgtcgctacagATGAATTTTGTCTGCATGTCGAAATATGGTGATACTGTgtggtagggctgggcgatatggtaaaaatacgaTATCACGATATTTAGAAAAAGACTTTTTccgcgatacacaatatttatcacgatacatttAATCACAGCCTAAAAACATcggtagtgacagattcttataaactactattcagatcctctcctgtactgaatacagtgatttctactcagcatctgctgctcttcatctaatgaaccctttagtctaattacactgttagtaatgaaacctgcagctgatcagtgtttattacactaacagtctcctccatatgattagtaAATCATATTGTTATCATCATAACAAAAttcatcacgatacgataaaatatcgtcatatcgcccagctctactgtgTATCATTAAATTGTCTTTAAAAGTCGTGATATGATATTTCTACCATATCGCTGCAGCCCTGGTGGCAAACACCACCACCTTCCCACTGGCAAAACAGGGCAAGCGCACCCATGGAATCACTCTACGCCAGTAAGAGTCGGTGGTCCGACCCCTAACCCCATGTTCCCCTACCTGTGAAACCTGATTCCCATGGAggagctctggataagagcctcagATAAACGCTGTGTAGGTGAAAATGGTTCTTGGTTGCTTGGTTAGATGGTTCTACAGCACCAagaaggttccactattgtcATGAGCTAAAGAACCCTctttcagtacaagaatgtgagTGTATCACTGTGAGCCCACCAAGTCCACCAGCAACGAACCTCAAGGCAGTCCAAGCACTGTTTCCCTAGACGTTCTCCTACATCTCCAACAGCCTGgaggtgaaagtgtgtgtgagtcactcTGGATATGGAGTGTGGGGTTCTTCAGTCTTCAGTTTCTTGGTTCTTtggagaaccttttttaaaaaaaaaaaaaaaaaaggggttctGCTGTTGTTATTATGTCTATGGTAGGTCATTGTGAGCCCACTAAGGCCTCCTTAGCGCTGCATCCCTGGAGGTTCTCCCACATCTCCTACATCTCCTACATCTCCAAATGCCTGGtggtgaatgtgtgagtgtgtgtgtgtgtgtgtgtgagctgtttTTAGAACATACCTGGACATGTTTTCCCTGTGAGGTCGATGTGCCTTCTCCAGCCCCAGTTTGGTGAAAATTCCAACCAGGGCCATGATGGCCACTACTCCACAAATGACGTAGACAATCATGTTGGTCTTATCCTTGGTGGGGTCGTGCGTGGGGTCGTTCTTCTTGGGCGGGGGTCTGCCCGTCATGGACCACGGTGGCGTGTCGTAGTTCTTGCAGGTGGTCTGGTCCAGCCGCGAGCTTTTGAACTCGCAGCAGAAGCGGAAGCCACAGGTGCCGCAGCAGTACAAGTAGCTGCCCGTGCGGCACACGAACGGGGGGTCCCACTGGCCCATCACGTCGTAGTAGCCGCGGCACCTGTCCTCGATGTGGGGCTCCTCGGGCACTCCGTTCCCACCGTCCCTGCTGGACTCGTTGGAGCCCGAAGCCATTAAAGACCCGTCCGGGTTCTTGCCGGGTTCTCCTCCAGCGTCACACACCAGAACTTTCATCAGAAAGTACCCGAGCAGCAGCCCCGCGCTTTTCATCCTCTCCTGCCTCGCGCCGTCAACGTAGGACTGGTACGGAGCTCATGAGTGCGCCACGAGTGGACCAGCGCCATGCGCCACGGCTGTTGGCATGTTTGGTGAACACTTGGACGGTCCAACACTCGGAGAGCCAATCTGGAGGTCCGTCGAGAGCGCGTGAGACGCGTATCGTGGTCCACAACTTGAAGCTCCAGAACTCCAGAACACCTACATCCCTCCGCGAAGCGCTACTCGCTCGTTGTGCGCTCGAGCGCTCTTTTTTTCCCACACCTGTATTCGGACAAGCCCCGCCCCCGCGGCTAGGGATTGGCTAGTAGTTGGTAAGCGATGCGCAATACCAATACCAGGAGCCTAAACCCCACTAGCCAATCGGAGACGCGGGGAGGAGAGGCGtgcctgaaaacgggtgggGAAAAATACAAACGCTGAACAGCACCGAATGCGTAAtgctgctgagagagagagagagagagagagagagagagagagagagagagagagagagaggagctgagAGACCCGAGTGTGGGTAGGTGCGAGTAGGAGAAAGCGAGATGcgcgcacatacacactctctctcgcgcgcgcgcgcgcacgcacgcacacgcagcAGGCTCCCGTGCGTAATGGTGTACTTGGATTTAAATAAACGCAACGATACAAACATACAGTACGAGTAACGCCCAAACCACCTTAGCTtagtaccacagcaaccatttggcaacaccctagcaaccaccagagaCACCTTAGCTACACCAAAGTACATCACAGCacccacctgaaataccacagcagccTCCTCTACCAACCACCAGgaacaccaccacaactgcatAACAGCaaccatagcacccacttagcaacatcatagcaaccagctgaaataccacagcaactgcatagcagcCTCCTATACCAGACACCAGGAACACCACTACAACTGcagagcaacaccatagcacccacttagcaacatcatagcaaccagctgaattaccacagcaactgcatagcagcCTCCTCTACCAGCCACCAGgaacaccaccacaactgcagaGCAACAAGcatagcacccacttagcaacatcatagcaaccagctgaattaccacagcaactgcatagcagcCTCCTCTACCAACCACCAGgaacaccaccacaactgcatAACAGCaaccatagcacccacttagcaacatcatagcaaccagctgaaataccacagcaactgcatagcagcCTCCTATACCAGCCACCAGGAACACCACTACAACTGcagagcaacaccatagcaacatcatagcaaccagctgaaataccacagcaactgcatagcagcCTCCTATACCAGACACCAGGAACACCACTACAACTGcagagcaacaccatagcacccacttagcaacatcatagcaaccagctgaattaccacagcaactgcatagcagcCTCCTCTACCAGCCACCAGgaacaccaccacaactgcatagcaacaagcatagcacccacttagcaacatcatagcaaccagctgAAATACCACATCAACTGCATAGCAGTCTCCTATACCAGCTACCTGgaacaccaccacaactgcatagcaacaaccatagcacccacttagcaaccagctgaaataccacagcaactgcatagcaatctCTTACACCAACCACCAGGAATGCCATCACAACTGcagagcaacaccatagcacccacttagcaacatcatagcaaccagctgaagtaccacagcaactgcatCGCAGCCTCTTACACAAACCACCAGgaacaccaccacaactgcatagcaacaacctatcCAGCaattgggataccatagcaaccacttatcaaAACACTCTAGTGACCacgtagcaacagcctagcaactgcctggaagtgagaATCACTTAAGCTGTGCATCCAGTCTGTggttccttcaggaaatgcacttttctagtaATTAAGACCCTGATTCAGCTGGGCGAGCATTACCTGAGgaatcctaacctcactaatgatcttttgtcgctgaatgcaatcaaatcctcacagcagtgctcacagaaatctagtagagacaattactccaacaaatgcagaatAAGCTTTCTGTTTTCTAAAATACcttcgatttcagaagaaacagtgaaggaccaggtgtcccaatacttttgtccatacagtaccCACATCAGGAACTAACCCACATGAGGGCAGCTCTGATTGGATGACaagtgtgagagctgcagagcCTCTTCCCATTAGATAGATGGCTTCTCTCTAAGGCTTCTATAAGAGCTTTAAACTCAATTCAGTACCTGAGATCAAATCACAGCAGTTTTGTGATGAAGTCTCCAACTGAAACACCAAAGAACCAAAGTCACAACCAACCAATCAAGAgttaaacacacatttaatcGAAGAATGGGAATCGACTGACTGAACAACCTCCTCTGTTCCTGATTCTTCACTCGGGCTCCTGCTGTGCCTGCATGCAGCTCTACACATTCTTGGTGTTCTCTCAAGCAGCTTCATGAAGAGCCACCTGGGATGCTTTTCCAACCGGCTTCAGCTGAATTACACAAATTATCATCAAGTTTAATCCTTTTTAAATCCTGCAGTTCAAAACTTTCAGTACTGCTGGTTCTAGTGGAAAAAGCTGGAAGAGTTTTGGATAATACAAATGTAAGCCTGGACTAAagcaattaaacacacacacacacacacacacacacacacacacacactgtttattttttgccaAATAATGCCATTAGTATCTTTGGTCTTTTAGTATTGTTGTTTCACCATATAGTATAATTTCTTGTTCACCATatagtattgtttatttttttcatatatagtatatatgaaaatatatactgtataaaatgtatatatatatatatatatatatatatatatatatatatatatatatatatatatatagtatagtatatcaTATATAGTAAAGTTCACCATGTAGTACTTTATTTTTGGCAAAATATTAGCGTTTTTGTATTTGCCGTGTAATATCATTCGCAATATGATAtagtttatttttcattatattTAATTACTGCTGGTTTTATTGAAATTAGCTAGAAGAGTTTTGGATAATAAAAACCTTATAAAAACCTTAACTTATTTTTTGCCAAATAGTGTCATCTTTGACCTTTTAGTATTGTTGTTTCACCATATAGTatcatttcttttttgccatatagtattgtttattttgtatgATATAGTATTGTTTATTCTTCGCCATatagtattgtttatttttcacaATACAGTATAATTTAATTTTCACCATGcagtattgtttattttgtatgATATAGTATTGTTTATTCTTCGCCATAaagtattgtttatttttcataatatagtattgtttatttttttaccacATAGTATTGTTTCTTTTTCCATATATTATAGTTACATTTTTGCCACATAGTAAAGTTCACCATATAGTACTTTATTTTTGGTAATATAGTAGCATTATACTTTTTGACATATAATATAGTTTGCTGTGTATAGTATAGTTATAtagtataattatttttatcttATAGTATGTTTTGCTATTTAAATTTAAAGATGTTaatttttttgccatacagtttTGTTCactctatatttatttattttttgtgataTACTATCATTTAGTTTTCCCCATatagtattgtttatttttcGCCATATCATATAGGAGTTAGTAGttgtttatattatgtatatatgttgcatatattatattatattgggGTTTTTTGACGGTTGGTATTAAGCATTTCAACTGATACCAGTATTAAAAGCAACATTCTGGTTTAATTTATAATTTGCACATTGTACCTTTAACGTTttcttaaggggttaaacaggccagctgttctttacacagTGTGAAAATTTCATTAGGAAATCATCGTTAAAATTGTGCAACATAAGCTGATCATTCACAATAAAAGATCCCAAATTCACATTTAAGATCTTTGTTTTCTCCTGTAATGTAGTTTTTTGAAGAAGGAACTAAAGACAGGAATagctctgttgttgttgttggtgttagTCAGTACTCTGCCGTTGGTGTTACTTAACAGATATGTGCAACTGAGCGAAGCTGAGTCAGCAGTTGAGTTTCAGTGAAATCCAGCGAGCGCTCAGATTTACTTGACACATGTTTCTTTAGTCAGTGCAACGTTACTGAGCAAAACCAACAGACCCTTCTCATACTTTCATAGTCATCAATGCTGTGATGTAATCAGTGGCTGAACTCCAGCTGAGAAACTCCCATCATGTGTCAAATTAACAAGGCGACCAAAAAAGTGAGGGTAAATCCGAAGGGGAGTGAACACAGGCCTGGACGgtgggacagatttactcatgtttgtgATTAGAAATGCTAGCACGCTAAACTCGAAGATCAGcattaaattattcagtgtccaatCAAGAACTGAGTGGGAGGAGTTCAATgtgtcaggttttttttttcttaagtgGCCTGTTAAACTGTGCCGGCGAAAGTTACATAATGCAACTATTCAGAGCCGGACATGTCAATGCCCTGACTGTGAtagttgcagtatgatgtgtagctccgcctatttccatatgtttcaatgacaaaactaCGCCCATTTCCCCATCTCATTTTCCTTCTCTAAACCCTCCTTCCATCTCCAAATTTCAGCAGTTAATAGTCTACCCcccccccagaaatcagtttttagCCCATACTTTGCTCTATcttaagaaggcggggctacacttaggaattaagtgattgacagactgCAGGACCTACATGGCGCCCTCTCTGTTTAGTACATGAAGAACCTGTAGAGTTGTAAAGGAACTTACATAAGCGTCCACTTAATGGACAAACTGagaatccagggggaaatccgctctgcttctgcgctggaagctcagtgaagacggtctgagacactgagtctcagtctgggagaagg
Encoded proteins:
- the shisa9b gene encoding protein shisa-9B, which produces MKSAGLLLGYFLMKVLVCDAGGEPGKNPDGSLMASGSNESSRDGGNGVPEEPHIEDRCRGYYDVMGQWDPPFVCRTGSYLYCCGTCGFRFCCEFKSSRLDQTTCKNYDTPPWSMTGRPPPKKNDPTHDPTKDKTNMIVYVICGVVAIMALVGIFTKLGLEKAHRPHRENMSRALAQVMRQTAPGEPLEREEGLAVHGQPYESLQARTTANNLQGTQMNNVGPGSALMQAMTQYPPLGQVSHAYEQPQPGKELNKYASLKAVAEKANENFYANRRHMAELSAKGTLPLQPVRLEPEPTNPYSPEMPCQKQNGYRAKSTKVHSSHPLPYSSNTIATTGMLKGWEATETLGRRHTYAPKRHSALVEQVNELTSAHSQHYLPPHPYYVTNSKTEVTV